One Eubacteriales bacterium mix99 genomic window carries:
- a CDS encoding ferrous iron transport protein A, with amino-acid sequence MKTLRDVKVGETATVRKLYGTGAVKRRIMDMGVTKGASIFVRKVAPLGDPVEVTVRGYELSIRKGDAEQIEVV; translated from the coding sequence ATGAAGACACTGAGAGATGTAAAGGTAGGCGAAACGGCAACGGTACGGAAATTATACGGGACAGGTGCCGTCAAACGCCGGATTATGGACATGGGAGTCACAAAGGGAGCAAGCATTTTTGTACGGAAAGTGGCGCCTCTGGGAGACCCCGTCGAGGTTACCGTCCGGGGCTATGAACTTTCCATCCGCAAGGGGGATGCAGAACAAATTGAGGTGGTCTGA
- the feoB gene encoding ferrous iron transport protein B — protein MSIKIALAGNPNSGKTTLFNDLTGSSQHVGNWPGVTVEKKEGRLKDHPDVIIQDLPGIYSLSPYTLEEVVSRRYLVNEKPDAIIDIVDGTNIERNLYLTTQLIELGIPTVIAINMIDVVRKNGDVIDIRKLGDALGCEVVETSALKGTGSEEAAAKAVALAKKPVSKDAPSVYNGSVEHAIAHIEESVEDLVNPQYLRWYAIKLFERDEKVLEELNLDEALKNHLEEHITACERELDDDAESIITNQRYAYIAKLVQAAVRKKHTGQKMSVSDRIDRIVTNRFLALPIFALVMFCVYYISISTVGGYVTDWTNDVLFGEIISGNLSAWFESIHLTPWLSGLIVDGMIGGVGAVLGFVPQMLILFLLLSILEDVGYMARIAFIMDRIFRRFGLSGKSFIPMLISSGCGVPGIMASRTIENERDRHMTIMTTTFIPCGAKMPIVGMFAGALFGNSGLVATSAYFIGIASVILSGIILKKTKAFAGEAAPFVMELPAYHIPSAGNVLHSTWERGWSFIRRAGTVILASSVVLWFLQGFGFENGAFQMVEDNNSSLLAAIGTVIAPIFAPLGFGNWKATVATFTGLIAKENVVSTFGVLYGFAEVAEEGTEIWSKLAMDYTRLTAYSFMLFNLLCAPCFAAIGAIRREMNNTKWTWAAIGYLTGYAYAVSLVVYQLGNWFTNGVFGVGTVFAIAALAGFIYLLVRKNKYEDFTEYHSERNVITNA, from the coding sequence ATGAGCATAAAAATTGCGCTTGCAGGAAATCCTAACAGCGGCAAAACGACGTTATTCAACGACCTGACGGGCTCGTCCCAGCATGTCGGGAACTGGCCGGGTGTCACCGTCGAAAAAAAGGAAGGAAGGCTGAAAGACCATCCGGATGTCATCATTCAGGATCTTCCGGGGATCTATTCCCTTTCGCCCTACACCCTGGAAGAAGTGGTGTCCAGACGTTATCTGGTAAATGAAAAACCCGACGCCATTATTGACATTGTGGACGGTACCAATATAGAACGAAATCTGTACCTGACCACACAGCTCATCGAGCTGGGTATTCCTACTGTCATAGCCATCAACATGATCGATGTCGTCCGTAAAAACGGAGATGTGATCGACATCCGGAAACTGGGGGATGCACTGGGCTGCGAAGTCGTGGAAACCTCAGCGCTCAAGGGCACCGGCTCCGAAGAAGCTGCAGCAAAGGCCGTAGCCCTGGCAAAAAAACCGGTATCCAAAGATGCCCCATCTGTATACAATGGCAGTGTGGAGCACGCCATTGCCCATATAGAGGAATCCGTCGAGGACCTGGTCAATCCCCAATACCTGCGCTGGTATGCCATCAAGCTGTTTGAGCGGGATGAGAAGGTTCTGGAAGAGCTGAACCTGGATGAAGCATTGAAAAACCATCTGGAAGAACATATTACCGCCTGTGAAAGGGAATTGGATGATGACGCAGAAAGCATCATTACAAATCAGCGTTATGCCTATATTGCAAAACTTGTCCAGGCAGCGGTCAGGAAGAAACACACCGGACAGAAGATGAGCGTCTCTGATCGGATCGACCGGATTGTGACAAACCGTTTCCTGGCGCTCCCGATTTTTGCGCTGGTCATGTTCTGTGTATATTATATTTCCATTTCCACGGTCGGAGGATATGTCACGGACTGGACCAACGATGTCCTGTTCGGGGAAATCATCTCCGGAAACCTGAGCGCCTGGTTTGAAAGTATCCATCTAACACCATGGCTGTCCGGACTCATCGTGGACGGGATGATCGGCGGTGTCGGTGCCGTCCTGGGATTTGTTCCCCAGATGCTGATCCTGTTCCTGCTGTTGTCCATTCTGGAGGATGTGGGATATATGGCCCGGATAGCCTTTATCATGGACCGGATCTTCCGGAGATTCGGACTCAGCGGAAAGTCCTTCATTCCCATGCTGATTTCCTCAGGCTGCGGTGTGCCGGGGATCATGGCCAGCCGCACCATTGAAAACGAGCGGGACCGGCATATGACCATTATGACAACGACCTTCATTCCCTGCGGCGCAAAGATGCCCATTGTCGGCATGTTTGCAGGAGCGCTGTTCGGAAACAGCGGACTGGTTGCCACTTCCGCCTACTTCATCGGGATCGCCTCTGTCATCCTCAGCGGCATCATCCTGAAAAAGACAAAGGCCTTTGCCGGTGAAGCCGCGCCCTTCGTCATGGAATTGCCCGCCTATCATATTCCCTCTGCAGGAAACGTCCTGCATTCCACCTGGGAACGGGGATGGAGCTTTATCCGGCGTGCCGGCACCGTGATCCTTGCGTCTTCCGTCGTTCTGTGGTTCCTGCAGGGCTTTGGCTTTGAAAACGGCGCCTTTCAAATGGTGGAAGACAACAACAGCAGCCTGCTTGCCGCCATTGGCACGGTAATCGCACCCATTTTTGCCCCCCTTGGATTCGGGAACTGGAAGGCAACGGTTGCCACCTTTACCGGGCTGATTGCAAAGGAAAATGTGGTATCCACCTTCGGCGTTCTTTATGGCTTTGCCGAAGTGGCAGAGGAAGGTACGGAAATCTGGTCGAAACTCGCCATGGATTATACCCGGCTGACTGCTTACAGCTTTATGCTGTTCAACCTCCTGTGCGCCCCCTGCTTTGCGGCAATCGGCGCCATCCGGCGTGAAATGAACAATACAAAATGGACATGGGCTGCGATTGGATATCTCACCGGATATGCCTATGCCGTTTCATTGGTTGTTTATCAACTGGGAAATTGGTTTACGAATGGAGTGTTCGGTGTGGGAACAGTATTTGCCATCGCCGCATTGGCAGGGTTTATTTATCTGCTGGTGCGAAAGAATAAGTACGAAGACTTCACTGAATACCATTCAGAAAGGAATGTGATAACAAATGCTTGA
- a CDS encoding FeoB-associated Cys-rich membrane protein: MLEFLKQNAANIVIGAVVFGIFAAVVVKLVRDRKNHKSSCSCECEGCPGYKMCHPDSDRKTD; this comes from the coding sequence ATGCTTGAATTCCTGAAACAAAACGCAGCCAATATTGTAATCGGTGCCGTTGTGTTCGGAATTTTTGCAGCAGTGGTGGTCAAGTTGGTAAGAGATCGCAAGAATCATAAGTCCTCCTGCAGCTGTGAATGTGAGGGCTGCCCCGGCTACAAAATGTGCCACCCCGATTCCGACAGGAAGACGGACTGA
- a CDS encoding biotin transporter BioY, protein MKTTTSQLTTCAMFTTLTAVLAQISLPIGPVPINLAHVAIFLAAGLLGAKYGALSQIVYLLLGAVGVPVFSGFSGGIGALAGPTGGFLIGYIACAFVTGRLIQHSGSSIKHSIPAMGAGILITYAFGLVWYRLITGASFRTALSVCVLPFLLGDSLKILLASVLIRSLQPYMSRRPGQSAGRM, encoded by the coding sequence ATGAAAACAACAACTTCCCAGCTGACCACCTGTGCCATGTTTACCACCCTGACCGCCGTACTGGCCCAGATCTCCCTTCCCATCGGACCGGTTCCCATCAACCTGGCTCATGTGGCGATCTTCCTGGCAGCCGGATTATTGGGAGCAAAATACGGCGCCCTCAGTCAGATCGTATATCTCCTGCTGGGGGCAGTGGGGGTACCGGTTTTCTCCGGATTCTCCGGCGGCATCGGCGCCCTGGCTGGTCCCACAGGCGGTTTTCTCATTGGCTATATTGCATGTGCATTTGTGACAGGGCGGCTGATCCAGCATTCCGGATCCTCCATAAAACACTCCATACCGGCCATGGGTGCCGGAATCCTGATCACCTACGCATTCGGGCTTGTCTGGTACCGCCTGATAACGGGCGCATCCTTCCGGACTGCCCTCTCTGTCTGCGTTTTGCCGTTTCTGTTGGGCGACAGCCTGAAGATCCTGCTGGCCTCCGTACTGATTCGATCCCTGCAACCATATATGAGCCGCCGCCCGGGGCAATCCGCAGGCAGGATGTGA
- a CDS encoding peptide ABC transporter substrate-binding protein, which produces MKTKRIKRFGTGILVCIFVLGLVACGSPSSNTGTPDRTKAPSGDAGKKPAGSGDPLNIMVEVEVSSLDPQVATDGTSFEVIADFTDGLMQMDPDGKAVNAIAESHEVSEDGLTYTFHLRKDAKWSNGDPVTADDFVFGWQRAVDPDTTSEYSYMLSDIGQVKNAADIIAGKKPVTDLGITAVDENTLKVELNVPVSYFLSLMYFPTFYPVNRSFYEGLKKDTFGTSPETILSNGAFKPDSYEPAALSFDLVKNPDYYDADKISLSGLSYQVIKDSQQAFMSYQNGDLDIVKLSGDQVDQVKDDPELNVEGAGYMWYLTMNSHEIPALNNVNMRLALTNAIDRASIVEDVVKDGSVATYTAVPPQFATGPDGSDFSADQDKFHDVCADDPDKAVEFYEKAKQELGQDSFHFELLLEDQTETQNVAAVLKEQIESALPGVTIDLKVEPKKQRVEDVQNGRYEVCLTRWGPDYADPMTYLSMWVTDNLNNYGFWSNAGYDAIIADCTTGAHINDPEARWNAMYDAEKIVMDEAVIAPVYTKADANMIKSGVSGIDFHPVALNRVFKNAKKN; this is translated from the coding sequence ATGAAAACGAAACGGATCAAGCGATTTGGCACCGGTATCCTGGTTTGCATCTTCGTGCTGGGCCTGGTCGCCTGCGGCAGCCCGTCCTCCAATACCGGCACACCGGACCGTACCAAAGCACCTTCCGGTGATGCCGGCAAAAAACCGGCTGGCTCCGGGGATCCCCTGAATATCATGGTGGAAGTGGAAGTATCCAGCCTGGATCCGCAGGTTGCCACGGATGGCACCAGCTTTGAAGTCATTGCCGATTTTACCGACGGTCTGATGCAGATGGATCCGGACGGCAAAGCGGTCAACGCCATTGCCGAGTCCCATGAAGTCAGCGAGGACGGCCTCACCTATACCTTTCATTTGCGAAAGGATGCCAAGTGGAGCAATGGAGATCCGGTTACCGCCGATGACTTTGTATTCGGCTGGCAGCGTGCCGTGGATCCGGACACCACTTCCGAATATTCCTATATGCTCAGTGACATCGGGCAGGTTAAAAACGCCGCTGACATTATTGCCGGCAAGAAGCCTGTTACCGATCTGGGCATTACCGCCGTGGATGAAAACACCCTGAAGGTGGAGCTGAACGTTCCGGTCTCCTATTTCCTGAGCCTGATGTACTTCCCCACGTTCTATCCGGTGAACCGTTCCTTCTATGAAGGCCTGAAAAAAGACACCTTCGGGACGTCTCCCGAGACCATACTCAGCAACGGCGCATTTAAACCGGACAGTTATGAACCGGCCGCCTTGTCCTTTGATCTGGTAAAGAATCCGGACTACTATGATGCGGATAAGATCAGCTTAAGCGGTCTCAGCTATCAGGTGATCAAGGACAGCCAGCAGGCCTTCATGAGCTATCAGAACGGCGATCTGGACATTGTAAAGCTCAGCGGCGACCAGGTGGATCAGGTAAAAGATGATCCCGAGCTGAATGTGGAGGGCGCCGGATATATGTGGTATCTCACCATGAACAGCCATGAAATCCCTGCACTCAATAATGTCAACATGCGGCTTGCCCTGACCAACGCCATAGATCGGGCATCCATCGTGGAAGATGTGGTAAAGGACGGATCCGTAGCCACCTATACCGCTGTTCCCCCGCAGTTTGCCACCGGCCCGGACGGCAGCGACTTCAGCGCCGATCAGGACAAATTCCATGATGTATGCGCCGACGACCCGGACAAAGCTGTGGAGTTCTATGAAAAAGCCAAACAGGAGCTGGGTCAGGACTCCTTTCATTTCGAGCTGCTTCTGGAGGATCAGACGGAGACACAGAACGTTGCCGCCGTACTGAAGGAGCAGATTGAAAGCGCTTTGCCGGGCGTCACCATTGATTTGAAAGTGGAGCCCAAGAAGCAAAGAGTTGAAGACGTCCAGAACGGCAGGTATGAGGTCTGCCTCACCCGCTGGGGCCCGGACTACGCTGATCCGATGACGTATCTGAGCATGTGGGTCACCGATAATCTGAACAACTACGGATTTTGGAGCAATGCCGGTTATGACGCCATCATTGCCGACTGCACCACCGGCGCTCATATCAATGATCCGGAAGCTCGCTGGAATGCCATGTACGACGCCGAAAAGATTGTAATGGACGAAGCTGTCATCGCACCGGTCTATACCAAAGCAGACGCCAATATGATCAAATCCGGGGTCTCCGGGATTGATTTTCACCCTGTGGCACTCAACCGTGTGTTCAAAAATGCAAAGAAGAATTAA
- a CDS encoding ABC transporter permease: MKRYILRRILISVFTLLAITLVLFAMLQFMPGSPFNDEKLSDDQRAQLNAKYGLDQPLYVQFGRYVANLARGDFGVSYNISKNTPIRQLIQTRLPISIKIGGMAVGMGALAGLLLGIAAALNHNTILDTLCTIVSVLGVSVPSYVFALALSYSLGFRLKWLPMLYNAKMALPSSLMPGIALSLFTLASIARFTRNEMLEVMDSDYMLLAESKGISGAPLILRHALRNTLIPIITVLAPLVVDLMTGSLVVEKIFAIPGIGSLLVTAIQSNDYNVIIALSFIYSAMYIAIMLTVDILYGIIDPRIRLARSSDGEDSTPPGRPGFASRWARVWGKKQKAVNMYES; this comes from the coding sequence ATGAAACGCTATATCTTAAGGCGGATCCTGATCTCAGTGTTCACCCTGCTGGCCATCACCCTGGTGCTGTTTGCCATGCTGCAGTTCATGCCGGGCTCGCCGTTCAACGATGAAAAGCTCAGTGATGACCAGCGCGCCCAGCTAAACGCCAAGTACGGACTGGATCAGCCGCTGTATGTGCAGTTCGGCCGATACGTAGCCAATCTGGCACGAGGAGATTTCGGAGTAAGCTATAACATCAGCAAAAATACCCCCATTCGCCAGCTTATTCAAACCCGTCTGCCCATCAGCATCAAGATCGGAGGAATGGCAGTGGGAATGGGAGCATTGGCGGGACTGCTGCTGGGAATCGCAGCAGCCCTGAACCACAATACCATTCTCGACACCCTGTGTACCATCGTATCTGTGCTGGGCGTATCGGTGCCCAGTTATGTATTTGCCTTGGCGCTGAGCTACAGCCTGGGATTCCGGCTCAAATGGCTGCCCATGCTGTACAACGCAAAAATGGCTTTGCCGTCCAGTCTGATGCCCGGGATTGCCCTGAGCCTGTTTACCCTGGCTTCCATTGCCCGGTTTACCCGGAATGAAATGCTGGAAGTGATGGACAGCGACTACATGCTTTTAGCCGAAAGCAAGGGCATCAGCGGCGCTCCGCTGATTCTGCGTCATGCGCTGCGCAATACCCTGATTCCCATCATTACGGTTCTTGCTCCACTGGTCGTGGACCTAATGACCGGCAGTCTGGTTGTGGAAAAGATTTTTGCCATTCCGGGAATCGGCAGTCTGCTGGTAACAGCGATTCAATCCAATGACTACAACGTCATCATCGCACTCAGTTTTATTTACAGCGCCATGTATATCGCCATCATGCTGACAGTGGATATCCTGTACGGAATCATTGATCCCCGCATCCGTCTGGCAAGGAGCAGCGACGGGGAGGACAGCACCCCTCCGGGCCGCCCCGGCTTTGCATCCCGCTGGGCCCGGGTATGGGGAAAGAAACAAAAGGCGGTGAACATGTATGAATCATGA
- a CDS encoding ABC transporter permease — translation MNHENAGASLPKDFTFLPDDFEWIGGEPEAHIDSGFSSNSYWKDVRHRFFANKGAVVALVFIVVLVVLAIIGPVMNPYSYSEQILTQKNFAPRIPGLERWGIFDGRETMHTTTGSKTINGYQDKNKNDVYYWFGSDTLGRDIWTRVWEGTRVSLGIAVVSAIINMTLGMCYGLISGYFGGWVDSVMQRFAEINNGIPRLVIVTLLLLVLKPGFTTIVLALVITEWISMSRIARAEMLKLKEQEFVLASRTLGAGNFVIIFREVLPNIIGQIITQLMFSIPTAIFTEAFLSFVGLGIPVPQCSLGSLISDAFNSFTTHPYQIVPPIIVLALLMLCFNMLADGLREAFDPKLKEV, via the coding sequence ATGAATCATGAAAATGCAGGAGCTTCCCTGCCCAAAGATTTCACCTTTTTACCGGATGATTTCGAATGGATCGGCGGCGAACCGGAAGCCCATATTGATTCCGGGTTCTCCAGCAACAGCTACTGGAAGGACGTGCGGCACCGCTTTTTTGCCAACAAGGGAGCGGTCGTGGCATTGGTGTTTATTGTTGTTCTTGTAGTACTTGCGATCATCGGCCCGGTGATGAATCCGTACAGTTATTCCGAACAGATCCTGACGCAGAAGAATTTTGCCCCGCGAATACCCGGACTGGAGCGTTGGGGCATCTTCGACGGCAGGGAAACCATGCATACCACCACCGGATCCAAAACCATAAACGGGTATCAGGACAAGAATAAAAACGACGTATATTACTGGTTTGGCAGCGATACCCTGGGCCGGGATATCTGGACCCGGGTATGGGAAGGCACCCGGGTGTCCCTTGGTATTGCAGTGGTAAGCGCCATCATCAATATGACTTTGGGCATGTGCTACGGCCTGATCAGCGGTTACTTCGGAGGCTGGGTGGACAGTGTCATGCAACGTTTTGCCGAGATCAACAACGGCATTCCCCGTCTGGTGATTGTGACCCTGCTTCTGTTGGTGCTGAAGCCCGGCTTTACCACAATTGTTCTGGCACTGGTGATCACCGAGTGGATCAGCATGAGCCGAATCGCCCGTGCCGAGATGCTCAAACTGAAGGAACAGGAATTTGTGCTGGCCAGCCGTACGCTGGGAGCAGGCAATTTTGTCATCATCTTCCGGGAGGTTCTGCCCAATATCATCGGACAGATCATCACCCAGCTGATGTTCAGCATTCCCACTGCCATCTTTACCGAAGCCTTTTTAAGTTTCGTCGGTCTGGGAATCCCGGTCCCCCAATGCAGCCTGGGCTCCCTGATCAGCGATGCATTCAACAGCTTTACCACGCACCCCTATCAGATTGTACCGCCCATCATTGTCCTTGCATTGCTGATGCTCTGCTTCAATATGCTGGCGGATGGACTGCGGGAAGCCTTTGACCCGAAACTCAAGGAAGTGTGA
- a CDS encoding ABC transporter ATP-binding protein, with product MNQKIRKKAMEIRNLTITFRTAAGPVHAIRGVDIDLYRGETLAIVGESGSGKSVTMKAAMGILDKNSKVEQGTIRYTCLQDDGTPHTVDILKMKKRELRRSINGKHIAMIFQDPMTSLDPTMPIGKQVMEGMLWHHLATKEEAWDRATRLLDEVGIPEPEKRMKNYPHQLSGGMRQRVVIAIALSCNPDLLICDEPTTALDVTIQAKILEMIRRIQKQRGISVIYITHDLGVVAKVADFVNVMYAGRIVEKGTVGEIFYDPRHPYTWGLLSAMPDLTTTDDRLYTIPGSPPNLLHSVTGDAFAPRNPYALKIDRRAEPPMFRITDTHYAATWLLDPRAPHEEMPEGLSRRIRQMEKGEIKHAAR from the coding sequence ATGAATCAGAAAATCAGAAAAAAGGCGATGGAAATCCGCAACCTTACGATTACCTTCCGTACAGCGGCAGGCCCGGTACATGCCATCCGCGGTGTGGATATTGATCTGTACCGCGGGGAAACCCTGGCGATCGTAGGAGAAAGCGGCAGCGGCAAATCCGTTACCATGAAAGCTGCCATGGGAATTCTCGATAAAAACAGCAAGGTGGAGCAAGGGACCATACGATATACCTGCCTGCAGGATGACGGCACCCCCCACACCGTGGATATCCTGAAAATGAAAAAACGGGAACTGCGCCGCAGCATCAACGGCAAACACATTGCCATGATCTTTCAGGATCCCATGACCAGTCTGGATCCCACGATGCCCATCGGAAAGCAGGTTATGGAAGGCATGCTGTGGCACCATCTGGCTACCAAGGAGGAAGCCTGGGACAGGGCAACCCGCCTGCTGGACGAAGTAGGCATTCCGGAGCCGGAGAAACGCATGAAGAACTATCCCCATCAGCTCTCCGGAGGTATGCGGCAAAGGGTTGTCATCGCCATTGCCCTTTCCTGCAATCCTGATCTGCTGATCTGCGATGAACCCACCACTGCTCTGGATGTCACCATCCAGGCCAAAATACTGGAAATGATCCGGCGCATTCAAAAACAACGCGGCATCAGTGTGATCTATATCACCCATGACCTGGGCGTGGTGGCTAAAGTGGCGGACTTTGTGAATGTAATGTACGCCGGCAGGATTGTGGAGAAAGGTACTGTGGGGGAAATCTTCTACGACCCCCGCCATCCCTATACCTGGGGCCTGCTCAGTGCCATGCCGGATCTCACCACTACGGACGACCGGCTTTACACCATCCCCGGCTCCCCGCCCAATCTGCTGCATTCCGTCACGGGTGATGCCTTTGCTCCCCGCAATCCCTATGCGCTCAAAATCGACCGACGGGCAGAGCCTCCCATGTTCCGGATTACCGATACCCACTACGCCGCCACCTGGCTGCTGGATCCGCGGGCTCCTCATGAGGAAATGCCGGAAGGGCTGAGCCGGCGTATCCGGCAAATGGAGAAAGGAGAAATCAAACATGCGGCAAGATGA
- a CDS encoding ATP-binding cassette domain-containing protein has translation MRQDEPLLKVKGLKQYFQVNGRYTVHAVDGVDFVIYPGETYGLVGESGSGKSTIGRSLIRLYNPTAGHIDFDGMDISGKMDRTTERRLRTEMQMIFQDPMACLNPRKKVGEIIAQGLDIHHLYHTRTDRKKKVASMLKKVGLDPEHADRYPHQFSGGQRQRVGIARALIMNPKLVIADECISALDVSIQAQVVNLMKDLQAQTGTTYLFIAHDLSMVKYISDRIGVLHLGHLVETGTKDEIFENPVHPYTRSLLSAIPRPDPRVEKERVAQSYDYQAEGVDYRKGTRHHLGGHHYVLATPAELDKWTDTAAQCAL, from the coding sequence ATGCGGCAAGATGAACCATTACTGAAAGTAAAGGGACTGAAACAATATTTTCAGGTGAACGGACGATATACCGTGCACGCAGTGGATGGGGTGGATTTTGTCATCTACCCCGGTGAGACCTACGGCCTGGTAGGAGAATCCGGCAGCGGCAAAAGCACCATCGGCCGCAGTTTGATCCGGCTGTACAACCCCACCGCCGGTCACATTGATTTCGACGGGATGGACATCTCCGGTAAAATGGACCGGACAACCGAAAGGCGTCTGCGCACCGAAATGCAGATGATTTTTCAGGATCCCATGGCCTGCCTGAACCCCCGCAAAAAGGTGGGAGAGATCATTGCCCAGGGACTGGATATCCACCATTTATACCACACCCGGACAGATCGGAAGAAAAAAGTGGCATCCATGCTGAAAAAGGTAGGCCTCGATCCGGAGCACGCCGACCGCTATCCCCATCAGTTCAGCGGCGGACAGCGCCAGCGCGTAGGCATTGCACGGGCATTGATCATGAATCCGAAACTGGTCATCGCCGATGAGTGCATCAGCGCACTGGATGTATCCATTCAGGCGCAGGTGGTGAATCTGATGAAGGATCTGCAGGCGCAGACCGGTACCACTTATCTGTTTATCGCCCATGACCTGTCCATGGTCAAATATATCTCAGACCGGATCGGCGTCCTTCACCTGGGACATCTGGTGGAAACCGGCACAAAGGATGAAATTTTTGAAAACCCGGTTCACCCCTACACCCGAAGCCTGCTCAGCGCCATCCCCCGGCCCGATCCAAGGGTGGAAAAGGAACGGGTGGCCCAAAGCTATGATTATCAGGCAGAAGGAGTGGACTATCGAAAAGGCACCCGGCATCATCTGGGAGGACACCATTATGTACTGGCTACCCCAGCGGAACTGGACAAGTGGACGGATACAGCGGCTCAGTGTGCACTGTAA
- a CDS encoding sugar ABC transporter permease — MHNIQREYKVGLPIAYIVLIVLSVLWLFPIFWIVLTSFRGEGGAFVPYIIPKTFVLDNYKTLLFNTSGNYPFVRWFWNTLFVAAISCVLSTFITIGMAYSLSRLRFKFRKPFLKTALVLNMFPGFMSMIAIYYILKALNLTESLLALILVYASGAALGFYIAKGFFDTIPMELDESAMIDGANKWDVFTKITLPLSKPIIVYTALMAFMGPWMDFLFAKVILGDKVEKYTVAIGLYTMMTKNTANSLFVAFTAGCVLIAIPITLVFIFMQRFYVEGITSGSVKG, encoded by the coding sequence ATGCACAACATTCAAAGAGAGTACAAAGTCGGACTGCCGATTGCTTATATTGTCCTGATCGTCCTGTCTGTCCTATGGCTGTTTCCGATCTTCTGGATTGTGCTGACCAGCTTCCGGGGAGAAGGCGGTGCGTTTGTTCCTTATATTATCCCGAAGACATTTGTCCTGGATAACTATAAAACGCTGTTGTTCAATACCTCGGGAAATTATCCGTTTGTCCGCTGGTTCTGGAATACCTTGTTTGTCGCTGCGATCAGTTGTGTTCTTTCTACATTCATTACCATAGGAATGGCTTATTCCCTTTCGCGTTTACGGTTTAAATTCCGGAAGCCTTTTTTGAAAACGGCACTGGTTTTAAACATGTTCCCCGGCTTTATGAGCATGATTGCCATTTATTATATTTTGAAAGCCCTGAACCTTACGGAAAGCCTTTTGGCTTTGATTCTTGTGTATGCCTCAGGTGCGGCATTGGGATTTTATATTGCCAAGGGGTTTTTTGATACGATACCGATGGAACTGGACGAATCCGCCATGATCGATGGGGCAAACAAATGGGATGTGTTCACAAAAATCACGCTTCCCCTGTCCAAACCGATTATTGTATACACTGCGTTGATGGCTTTTATGGGGCCCTGGATGGATTTTCTGTTTGCCAAGGTCATTCTCGGCGACAAAGTCGAAAAATATACCGTGGCAATCGGTCTTTACACAATGATGACCAAAAACACGGCGAACTCTCTGTTCGTTGCATTTACTGCCGGATGCGTCCTGATTGCAATCCCCATCACACTGGTGTTTATCTTTATGCAGCGTTTTTACGTGGAAGGGATCACTTCGGGATCCGTGAAAGGATAA